The sequence GGCTGTTGCCGAAACCCTCACCGTAAAGTGCAAACGCGCCCTTATTGCAACAGGTATGAATCGGTTGGTGGTATCGGGTGGAGTCAGCGCAAATCGTGCTATCCGTGCCAGCCTAACTGAACTCATGGCACAACGCGGTGGCGAAGCTTTTTTTCCCCGACTCGAGTTTTGTACCGACAACGCGGCGATGATTGCGTTTGCCGGTGCCATGCGTTTGCAAGCGGGTCAACAGAACCCATCACTCAATTTTTCAGCCAAAGCGCGCTGGCCGCTTGACCAGCTTGAATCACCTATGCCAACTAGGGCGAACGCTTAAAGGTTTCTTCACCACGAACCAAGCGACCAATATTACTGCGATGACGCCAGAATAATAACAAGGTCATCGCAAGCGTTAGCCAAACCCAGCTTAGCTCACCGGTTAAAAAGTAAAGATAAACCGGAGCAAGCAGGCTGGCAATCAGCGCCGAAAGCGACGAAATCTTCAACCCCTTGGCGATAAATAACCAGGTTGCCGCCACCAGCAGGCCTGCCCAAAAATGCACCGCAAGCATCACCCCAATAAAGGTGGCGACACCCTTGCCACCTTTAAACTGGAAAAACACCGGGTACAAATGCCCCAAAAATGCCGCCACCCCAACCAATATCACCCATAAAGGTTCAAAGCCTAACGCATGGGCTAACAGCACGGGCACCACCCCTTTAAGCATATCACCCGCAAGCGTTATCCCTGCGGCACGCTTACCTTTTTCACCACCAATGCGTAATACATTCGTTGCACCCGGATTGCCCGAGCCCGCTTCTCGTGGATCACCCAACCCCATAATGCGACACACAATAATGGCGCTTGAAACCGAGCCCAATAAATAAGCTGCTACCAATAGCAAGCCAAAAATTACTTCCACAACGCCTCCGATATTCGATAAACTGCGCGCTATTATAGCTTTTTAATGAAAAAATTATTAAACATGAACAGGTCATCACCGCCTTCAGATTTCATCTTCATCGATAACCTTCGCATCAACACCCTAATAGGCATCCATGCTTGGGAACAGGTTCAACCCCAACCTTTGGTGTTCAGCTTAAAGCTCTATTGTGACTTTACGCCGGTTTTTAATTCCGCCCAACTAGAGGATTCGATTGATTATGCAGCCGTCGCCAGCACCATCGAACTGCACTGCCAAGCTAAAGCGCATCGACTGATTGAAACACTAGCGCACGATATTCTTACCCGCCTGCTGAACGACTTTCCGTTAATCCAAGGGATCGAACTTACCCTTGCCAAACCTCATGCAGTGGCCGCCAGCCAACAAGTTGGCTTACAAGTCACCCGTTGGCGTACATAAATTAAATGAAATCAACCATGAATGGACTTCCCACACCCGATAGCGATGCGCTCACTTTAAGCAACGAGTTGACCCAGTATATTCGTCGCCGAATTCAACGACACGGCAATCCATCCTTTGCCAATTTTATGCAGATGGCCCTTTATACGCCATCACTGGGTTACTATGCTAACGGCTTACCCAAAATTGGAGCCGGTGGGGACTTTACCACAGCACCGGAAATAAGTCCGATCTTCTCAAAATGCCTCGCTAACCAGGCCTGGCAAGTGTTAAATCAAATGAACGATGGCCATATTCTGGAGTTTGGTGCGGGACGAGGCACCATGGCTAAAGATATCCTGCTTCATCTAGCCGACCATGCAGACCAGTTTAACCACTACTACATACTAGAAGTCAGTGCCGCACTAAGAGCGCAGCAAACCGAGACACTTAGCAGCCTGCCTGAAAAGCTGCGTAATAAAGTCATTTGGCTTGACCAACTTCCTAAGCAACCCTTTAATGGTGTTATCTTGGCGAATGAGGTACTCGATGCCATGCCTGTTGAACGCATTCGACTTGAACCTGATCAACAACTCCAAGCCTTTGTGAGCTGGGATGATGCGCAACAACACTTTAGCTGGGCCTATCAACCCATCACGGATACCCGACTGCAAAAAATCGCCAATCGTTTACAGCAGGCGATTGGTGAACCACCGATCCGTGGCTATCATGCTGAAATTAATCTTAATATACAGCCTTGGTTAAGAAGTCTTGACGAGCTGCTTAACCAGGGAATGCTATTGTTAATAGATTATGGTTATCCACGCAAAGAGCTTTGGCAGCCCGCTCGCTATATGGGGACGCTTCGTTGTCACTATCAACAACGTGCCCACAACAACCCGTTTTGGCATCCTGGCCTACAAGACATTACGGCGCATGTTGATTTTACGGCAGTGGCGGAAGCCGCTTATGCGGCGCACTTTAAAGTGGCTGGCTACACCACCCAAGCCCACTTTTTAATGGGTACGGGCTTATTAGAGTTTAGCTTGCAGCAAGATCAAGACGTGGTCGTGCAATTGCAACTTTCGCAACAAATAAAACGCCTTACCCTGCCCGATGAAATGGGGGAAAGCTTTAAAGTCATGGCCTTGACGAAACAGTTCGACTCGCCCTTGATTGGTTTTCAACAGCGAGATTTACGCCACCAACTCTAACCAAATGTTATGATTGTGCAGATTTAAACCCACTAATTTAGTAAGACACCTCCTATGGATATATTTCACGCTATTGTTCTCGGTATTATTGAAGGTCTCACCGAGTTTTTACCGATTTCATCGACCGGTCACCTGATTGTCGCCGCCGAACTGATGGGATTGCACCAGGACGACCACAATACGGCGTTTAAAATCATTATCCAACTGGCGGCGATTTTAGCGGTTTTTGCCACCTATGCCGAACGCTTTCACCCCAGCCAATATCAACTGTGGATTAAGGTGTTTATTGCCTTTTTGCCAATCGCCAGCATCGGGTTTTTATTTGCCGACTCGATTGAAGCCCTGTTTAATGTGGCCACGGTGGCCTGGATGTTTATTATCGGCGGGATCATCTTTTTGGTGGTCGAGCATTTTTACAAAGAAAGCCAGCATACCGTGCGCAATCTCGATCAACTGACTTATAAACAAACCCTATGGGTTGGCTTTGCACAAATTTTTGCCCTGATCCCCGGTACCAGTCGTGCCGGCGCGACCATTATTGGTGGCATGCTGACGGGGCTGGACCGCAAAACCTCGGCAGAGTTTTCTTTTTTACTCGCCTTACCGGTATTAACGGCGACCTCCGGTTACTCCCTACTAAAACACTATGATGCCTTTGCCCAAACCAGTTTCACGCCTTTAATAGTTGGGTTCGTAGTTTCTTTTCTAGTCGCCTGGCTATCAATTAAATTGTTCTTAAAATTTTTACAACACTTCACCTTTCGTGCCTTCGGCATCTACCGTATTTTGCTTGGCAGTGCGTTATTGATTTGGTTTGTTTAGCAGGTTATTAGAGCAATAAAATAAATTTATAGACAAACTTGACAAACCAAATTATCCCTTTTATAGTTTGCACAGTTTTTCAATTAACGGAGATCCTTTAGTGGACAGTAGTTCTGGTGACAGTTGTTGCTTACATACTATTTTAAATAAACCCGCTTAGGTCTCGCATTCTGTTAGTTTGCTTGTCTCCCCTGCGGTAACAAGCAAATCAAATCATCGTCTTCCGACAATCATTGTTTTGCTCAAAATTAAAATACAACGCCTTTAAAGGGTATGTGTAGCTTTAGGCTAATTATTTAACCTAAATCTGCCCAACTTTTTGATCTTTTCACACCTATTGTTAAATTACAATTTGGTGCGATGGCGTATGTGCATCCCTTATCCAAGCCTGCTTGATAAAAACAGGTCTGGTCATGCACAACTATGTAAAACACTTAATCGAAAATACACCACTAAAGTCTCCCATAACTAAGGAGACCGTGTTATGAAAACACGTTTCAAGCTAAAAAAACTTACCCTGGCAACGCTGCTTGCTGTTCCAGTCACGGCTTTCGCCGGCTCACCAATGAACGTTGATGATGCTGGCATCCTAGACCACAAATCTTGCCATGTTGAAGCTTGGGTAGATAACTATTCTAAAGCGAATGAAATTTGGGTTGCACCGGCTTGTAACTTAAATGGTCATTGGGAACTAGGCTTTGCGCTGGGACACGCTAACTTTGATGATGCAGACAGCTTTAACCTGTACGGCCTAAATGCCAAAACGATGCTTACCGAACAAGACGGTTGGGCGGTTGCATTGAGCCTGGGCGTGGTCTTGGCCGACAAAATTGAACATGATCAAGCCGTTTATACATTGCTCGCACCGATCAGCTTTAACCTATTGGATGATCAATTAGATTTACACCTAAATCTTGGACTCAGCCGTGATCAAACCCTAAAAAAAGACTTTGCGCTTTGGGGTATCGGTGCGGAATACCATTTCACCGATTCTGTGCGCGGCTATGTTGAAGCTTTTGGCAATACCGAAAGCGGTGACCATGAAACACGCGGTTATCAATTCGGTGCGGCCTTTAATGTCACTGACAAATGGCAACTGGATATCAGCTATGGCGACAGCTTAAAAGACGCTGATAATGAAACCAACTATGTCCGCTTAGGTTTTGTCTATGAAACCGCAAGCTGGCTGAAATAGAGCGAAGGCTTTTTAAACCCTGTAAGGAGAGACCCTTGTCTTACCCCCCTGAAACCAAGCCAAATCACTGAGCATTATTATGTCCAGTGGCTTGGCGATAATAACCAAGATACTGGAGACAATAATGATCCGCGAAGAACTCTTTTATAAAGTGAACGACCTGCTCAAAGCAAATGATGATAAAGGCTTTGCCCGCCTAGTGCGCAATACCCCGAGCGCTGATCTCGCTGAAATGATGGACAATGCGAAAGCCGAGTTTAACCTTGGCTTGTTACGTAAACTCCCCAGCGCACCTCGTGCCGGATTATTTAGTCACTTTTCGGCGAGCCTGCAAGACCTGTTGCTTCACTACATGGAGCTTGAAGAAATAGCAGAACTATTTACGCATATGCCATCTGATGACCGGGTTGATATTTACAACCGGATGCCAGACGGCCGCCGCGTTCAAGTGATGCAAGGCATGGCTAAAAAGGAAAGAGAGGACATTTTAAAAATGGCCTCCTACGCCGAAGGAACAACCGGCTCCATCACCACCAGCGACTATGTTTCAGTCCCTGCTGGTATTAGTGTCCGCGATGCGTTGCAACGCGTTCGTGCCCAAGCACCTAATAAAGAAACTATTTACACTATTTATGTGGTTAACCCCAATCGCCAATTGGAAGGCGCCCTTTCACTGCGTGATCTCATCATGGCAGACGAGAGTGCCGCGATAGAAAATATTATGAAAACAGAGGTCGTCTACGCCAAAGCAGAATGGCCATGCGAACAAACGGCTAATTTAATTAGCCGCTATGACCTACTAGCGATTCCGGTGACCAACGGCGGCAACAAATTAATTGGCATTGTGACCGTGGACGATGCGATGGATGTCAGCGAAGAAGAAGCCACCGAAGACTTCCACAAAGGTGGCGGCACCATGGCGTTAAAAAACATTTCGATGAAAGACGCGACCGTTGGGCTGCTCTATAAAAAGCGCGTATTTTGGCTGGTGCTATTGGTGTTTGGTAACATTTTCTCCGGTGCGGGTATTGCCCACTTTGAAGAAACCATTTTGGCTTATGTGGCATTGGTATTCTTCTTGCCGCTATTGATTGACAGCGGCGGAAATGCCGGCGCCCAGTCTTCAACCTTGATGGTTCGCGCACTAGCAACCGGTGATGTCATACTTAAAGACTGGTTCTCGATGCTGGGCCGTGAGTTTAGTGTTGCACTCCTACTTGGATTATCAATGGGACTCGCGGTAGCCACATTAGGTATTTTCCGTGGTGGTTATGAGATTGCCTTGGTGGTATCCATGTCAATGGTGGCGATTGTTATTGTAGGCAGTGTGATTGGTATGAGTTTGCCGTTTATTTTGTCACGCTTTAAGCTTGATCCGGCGGCGGCCTCAGCACCGTTAATTACTACCATTGCCGATGGTGTGGGCGTCATCATCTTCTTCTCAATCGCAGTGATGATGCTCGATATGCCAACCGATGTTTAATTTATAACCTTAAAACAAATTGACCACCAGGCATGGTGGTCAGTGATTGCGCCAAAAGAACCCCAAAACGAAGCATTTGAGCTTATGGAAATTATTTTGGAAAAAGCCAAGTACCCCTGCCAGAATGTCGAAATTAATGTCTTTGGTGAACATGAAGTCGAAATTGAAGCCAAACTGGTATCTCAGTCGATTGATGGCGATGACTTTGAAAAGGTGGTGGATCGCTTACGTCGCTCACCTTTTGCAACTCAAGTATTCTGGTCTGCCACTACCTCTGAATAATGACCGAAATACTGGTAGATTCTTAAGCTAAGGCAACAAGATTAATTAAGCTGTAACTAATTTTTGTTAAACTAGTCCATAATTTAAAAAAACAAAAAAGTAAGATTATGAGCTATCCATGGGAATATGACCCCTCACATAATGCCAAGGTTTACCACGACCGCCTCGACGAATTAGAGCAACTGCTTAATCAACGTCAATTTGATAAAATCCGCCAACGCATTCAACTGATCGAAGTACAAGACACGGCTGAACTGCTTGAAGGTCTTGCCAAAGCCACGCAGATTCTATTTTTTCGGACTCTGCCGCGTAAAACGGCCGCTGCCGTCTTTGCCTACTTGTCACAGCCTGCTAAAGAAGACCTCATCTCACACCTAAGTGATGAAGACAGTTTGCACCTAGTTAAAAGCCTAGAAGCTGACGACCGCGCGGCTTTTTTAGATGAGCTCCCTGCTGAGATAGTCAAAACCCTAACCCAAAAACTTCCCCACGAGCAATTACGTGAAGTGCAATTATTATTGGGTTACCCAGCAGATAGCGTTGGGCGGGTAATGCGGCCAGATTATGTCGCTATTCATAAAGATTGGACAATTAAATACGCGCTAGATTATTTAAAAAAACTCAATCAAGACACCACAAGACTGAATACTTTATTTGTACTAGATGAAGATAATATCTTATTAGATGCCCTGCATATTCGAAAACTCGCCTTAGCACTTGACCCTAATGCCACTATTGCCGATTTAATGGACCATAAGGTTATTTTTATTGAGGCGACAGAAAATCAAGAAAAAGCTGTTGAGATGATGCAGCATTATGACCTCAACTCCTTACCGGTCGTCGATATTGATGGCGAGTTAGTTGGGATGGTCACGGTCGATGATATCTTAGATATTGCTGAGGCTGAAACCACTAAAGATTTCCATAAAATGGGCTCTGTCGGCGTAATCAACTTTAATATTAGCGAAGCGAGCCCCGTATTGCTCTATCGCAAACGTATTGGCTGGTTATTACTTTTAGTGTTTGTCAATATTTTTGCCGGTTTGGCTATTGCCACCTTTGAAGACACAATTGCTGCCGTCGTGGCGCTAGTATTCTTTTTACCACTCATTATTGGTAGCTCCGGTAACGCTGGCTCACAAGCCTCCACCCTGATGGTACGGTCATTGGCCACAGGGGATGTTGAACTGCGTGACTGGGGGCGGTTAATCTTAAAAGAGGTCAGTGTTGCGGCTGCACTTGGTATCACGATGGGTATTGCTATAGCTTCAATTGGCTATTGGCGTGGTG comes from Thiomicrospira aerophila AL3 and encodes:
- the plsY gene encoding glycerol-3-phosphate 1-O-acyltransferase PlsY produces the protein MEVIFGLLLVAAYLLGSVSSAIIVCRIMGLGDPREAGSGNPGATNVLRIGGEKGKRAAGITLAGDMLKGVVPVLLAHALGFEPLWVILVGVAAFLGHLYPVFFQFKGGKGVATFIGVMLAVHFWAGLLVAATWLFIAKGLKISSLSALIASLLAPVYLYFLTGELSWVWLTLAMTLLLFWRHRSNIGRLVRGEETFKRSP
- a CDS encoding undecaprenyl-diphosphate phosphatase; amino-acid sequence: MDIFHAIVLGIIEGLTEFLPISSTGHLIVAAELMGLHQDDHNTAFKIIIQLAAILAVFATYAERFHPSQYQLWIKVFIAFLPIASIGFLFADSIEALFNVATVAWMFIIGGIIFLVVEHFYKESQHTVRNLDQLTYKQTLWVGFAQIFALIPGTSRAGATIIGGMLTGLDRKTSAEFSFLLALPVLTATSGYSLLKHYDAFAQTSFTPLIVGFVVSFLVAWLSIKLFLKFLQHFTFRAFGIYRILLGSALLIWFV
- a CDS encoding outer membrane beta-barrel protein; the protein is MKTRFKLKKLTLATLLAVPVTAFAGSPMNVDDAGILDHKSCHVEAWVDNYSKANEIWVAPACNLNGHWELGFALGHANFDDADSFNLYGLNAKTMLTEQDGWAVALSLGVVLADKIEHDQAVYTLLAPISFNLLDDQLDLHLNLGLSRDQTLKKDFALWGIGAEYHFTDSVRGYVEAFGNTESGDHETRGYQFGAAFNVTDKWQLDISYGDSLKDADNETNYVRLGFVYETASWLK
- the folB gene encoding dihydroneopterin aldolase; its protein translation is MKKLLNMNRSSPPSDFIFIDNLRINTLIGIHAWEQVQPQPLVFSLKLYCDFTPVFNSAQLEDSIDYAAVASTIELHCQAKAHRLIETLAHDILTRLLNDFPLIQGIELTLAKPHAVAASQQVGLQVTRWRT
- a CDS encoding class I SAM-dependent methyltransferase, giving the protein MNGLPTPDSDALTLSNELTQYIRRRIQRHGNPSFANFMQMALYTPSLGYYANGLPKIGAGGDFTTAPEISPIFSKCLANQAWQVLNQMNDGHILEFGAGRGTMAKDILLHLADHADQFNHYYILEVSAALRAQQTETLSSLPEKLRNKVIWLDQLPKQPFNGVILANEVLDAMPVERIRLEPDQQLQAFVSWDDAQQHFSWAYQPITDTRLQKIANRLQQAIGEPPIRGYHAEINLNIQPWLRSLDELLNQGMLLLIDYGYPRKELWQPARYMGTLRCHYQQRAHNNPFWHPGLQDITAHVDFTAVAEAAYAAHFKVAGYTTQAHFLMGTGLLEFSLQQDQDVVVQLQLSQQIKRLTLPDEMGESFKVMALTKQFDSPLIGFQQRDLRHQL
- the mgtE gene encoding magnesium transporter, giving the protein MIREELFYKVNDLLKANDDKGFARLVRNTPSADLAEMMDNAKAEFNLGLLRKLPSAPRAGLFSHFSASLQDLLLHYMELEEIAELFTHMPSDDRVDIYNRMPDGRRVQVMQGMAKKEREDILKMASYAEGTTGSITTSDYVSVPAGISVRDALQRVRAQAPNKETIYTIYVVNPNRQLEGALSLRDLIMADESAAIENIMKTEVVYAKAEWPCEQTANLISRYDLLAIPVTNGGNKLIGIVTVDDAMDVSEEEATEDFHKGGGTMALKNISMKDATVGLLYKKRVFWLVLLVFGNIFSGAGIAHFEETILAYVALVFFLPLLIDSGGNAGAQSSTLMVRALATGDVILKDWFSMLGREFSVALLLGLSMGLAVATLGIFRGGYEIALVVSMSMVAIVIVGSVIGMSLPFILSRFKLDPAAASAPLITTIADGVGVIIFFSIAVMMLDMPTDV
- the mgtE gene encoding magnesium transporter, yielding MSYPWEYDPSHNAKVYHDRLDELEQLLNQRQFDKIRQRIQLIEVQDTAELLEGLAKATQILFFRTLPRKTAAAVFAYLSQPAKEDLISHLSDEDSLHLVKSLEADDRAAFLDELPAEIVKTLTQKLPHEQLREVQLLLGYPADSVGRVMRPDYVAIHKDWTIKYALDYLKKLNQDTTRLNTLFVLDEDNILLDALHIRKLALALDPNATIADLMDHKVIFIEATENQEKAVEMMQHYDLNSLPVVDIDGELVGMVTVDDILDIAEAETTKDFHKMGSVGVINFNISEASPVLLYRKRIGWLLLLVFVNIFAGLAIATFEDTIAAVVALVFFLPLIIGSSGNAGSQASTLMVRSLATGDVELRDWGRLILKEVSVAAALGITMGIAIASIGYWRGGWDLAAVVAISMVVVVIVGSLMGMSLPFLLSKLKIDPATASAPLITSMADIVGILIYFSIAVAILPTSPPI